The Aureibacter tunicatorum genome segment AAGTCTATAGTAACATCTCCTGCGATGATTTCCGTTTTTAAATTGAACACAAATTCGTTTCTGCTTTTGACACTCTCGCCGCTGTAAGCATATTGTCTGATATCAAAACCTTCGCATTCGCTGTCGATTGGATTGGTATCGCCAAGCTCTATTTTTTCATAGATGATATCGCCTTTCTTTTTTATTTTGATGTTATGATAGACATTGTCCTGAAATTTTTTCGGACTGTAGGATACATGCACTTTTTCTTTTTCAGCCAAACGAGGCATTCGAAAGTCTTGAGGCGTGTTAATTTTTAACTCGATTCCATGATTGAACATGTAAGAATTCTCGTCCATTTTATTGATTTTAGAGTCGAATTCCATTGGGTGTTCGATTTGCTTCCCATTTTTGTTCAGGTTGAAACTGTCAGCATGCTCGTCTTCATCCAAAGGGTTTAGTAATTTGTGCGATTCTACTTCGCCTTCTTTGCTGGGTTTAGGGTTGTCTTTTCTCTGTGCTTGAGTAAGCATGGGCGCGAACATGAACGTGGATATAATCAGTATTGTAAGAAATTTAACAGCCATATTATATAAGTATTTGATTACTATTTCAATTTTTAACTTATTTTTTGCGGAGCTGTTCAGAATTCAATTCATTCTATTGGAGTTAGAGTTTTATAAAAGTAAAATATCAAAGAATTAAAATTTTTAATCCATGAATTAATCTGCTGATTTTAATATTGATTGTATTATATAAATGTATATATCGGTAATATTTATAGTTGTAACGCCTTATTTTGATAATAATCTGTATGTATACGATGAAAAAAGTGAATTTGAGTTTCCTGTGATAGATCCTTTAGAGGCATTCTCTTTATTTTCTGTGATTTAATATGTATTTTGCTGTACTTTTAAGATTATCGATCTGTTATTAATAATTTAAAGCCATGGGTATGGGTATTTGGGATAGGCTGTTTTCGGACAAAATCGGTTCAAATCAAAGCTATAGCGATGTTCAGAATAGAAGGTTAATAAGGATAGTTTCCATCATTTGTATTTTCATAGTTGTGCCTTATATTATAATCGCCAATATGTATAATGAGGAGGCTATTTATTTTCCGTTGGCATCGGAAGCGTTTTTCATCATAGTATTTTTTGTAAATGCTTATATAAAGAAAAATGCTATTTTAAGACTGTTGGTATGCGTGGTGTCGATGATTAATACTTCGATTTTGCATTTGATGGTGATCAGTCCTGATGAAGATCCGATTTATTCTTTGTACTTGCTCCAGTTTGCCATATTGTCCGGTCCATGGGTGATGTTTAAGCTCAAAGAGGAAAAGTGGTGGCTGATTGTTTCAAACGCAGTCAATTTTCTGATATTTATGGCTTTTTTAAATGCGGAAGGCTTGAACTACATGCAGGATGAGGGCAACAGGCTGAGCGATGACAAAATGATAACGATGTTTTTTGATGTAAGCGCTGTGTTTACTTCTTTTATGTGCTTGTTCTTGTTGAAATGGAATCATGGTATCACACAAGACAAAAACGCGAGGCTTATGGAAAAAATGGAGTTAAGCAATAAAGCGTTGGAAGACAAGTCTACGCAACTAAGTGGCTATATCGAGAAAGTAGAGCAAAAGCAAGCAGAGGAAGAAGATCGCCAATGGATTGCCGATGGTGTAACAAGAGTCGGAAACACCCTTGTGATCGGAGAAGATTTTGATGAGATCAAGGATAATATGATTTCATGTATTGTGAATTATATGAACATTAATCAAGCTGGTCTATATGTATTGGCAGAGGATGAAGCTGGTGATGAGTTTCTGAACTTAACTACCAGTTACGCATTTACCAGAGGGCGCATAGAACAAAAAAGAGTTGAGATTGGAGATGGATTGCTTGGACAAGCTTATAAAGACAAGGAAGTAATTTGCATAGAAGAGTTGGATGATTCTTTTTTTAGCATATCATCAGGCTTGGGCGATGCGCATGCATGCAGTGTGTTGATCATCCCATTGATTCATAATGAAAAAGTACAAGCTGTGCTTGAGCTTGGTTCTCTTTCGGTTTTTACTCCACGCATGAAAGAAATGGTAAAAGCTTTCGGAAGCTCAATTGCTTCATTTATAGAAAATAACAAGTTGACCAAATACAATATGCGATTGCTTAGCGAGTCTCAAGAGCAAACGGATATGATGAAACAACAAGAAGAGGTGATGCGTCAGAATTTGGAGGAGCTTATGTCCACTCAGGAAGATTTTGACAAACAAATGCGTAGATATAAAGAAATTAATAAAGAAAAAGACGAGAGAATTCAAGAATTAGAATCAAAATTAGAAAGCATGTCATTGTAGATAGTCCTATAATTGTATTTTTTTGGAAACTTAAAGATGAAAATCTTATTTTTTAAACTCTGATTGTCATTCTTATTGATGTGTTTTTTGCAAAGCGATTTTAACTTGTCAATTAGCCCGAATTTTTATAGTTTTTATTTTTTAAGCTGAATATTCTTTCCTTTCAATAAATATTTTGATTATTTATTGAATAATAGTATTGATTTTTTAAGTTGACGATTCAACTTTAATCACTTTTTTGCAAAAGTTAAGGTGCTTTGTATATTGTCAAAATAATACTGTGTGACAGTATAATTGTACTTTCAATTTCGCAATACTAAAACAATAAATGAAAAAACTACTAGCATTTTGCGAGGAAAACGGATATCTATTTCTAGCTGGAAATTTTATTGGTTTTCTGGGAATGACTTATTTCAGTTTAGACAATGACTTTTTGCCGTTTTTCATTTCCTCGGCAATGGTTATGTTATCTTCCTTGGCTTTATTTTTATTTGTAAAAAGCTCAAGGCATAAGTATAGGTTTTTAACTACTCAAATTTTCGCGCTTAGAAATGGCGATGAAGTGGATTTTCAGCATTTGCATAAAGATGTAGCTGATGATGTTGAGTTTATGAAAAAAGAACTTGACGCTATCATGGAATTGTTGAAAAATATGTTGACAGAGGGATTTGACAAACAGGATGTTTTGGAAAACAAACAAATGACATTAAGCGAAAAAATCAAGGAGTTAACCTTGCTTTATGAAAAAGAAAAGTTTGAAAACAAGGATAAAGAATGGGTTGCAAGTCATTTGAATGAATTTAGCAATTTGGTTTTGGACGGTTTGGATGAAGAGAATTTCGAAGACGCACTAATGAGAAAGATCTGCAAAACGCTTGATTTGAATCAGGGAGCTTTTTATCTAGTCAAGGAGGATCATATTGAATGCAAGTCTGTTTACGCATATGGCAAAAAAAAATGGATTAATACAGTGTATGGACTTTCAGAGGGCTTGTTGGGCCAGTGTTATTTGGAAGCTGAGCCTATTTTTATGACAGATGTTCCGGATGATTATGTGAATATAACTTCTGGCCTTGGAGAAGCGCTTCCGCGGTGCATTGTTATTATGCCTTGTTTGCATAGAGGGAAGGTGATTGCTTTGATGGAATTCGCTTCATTTCGTATTCTGGATAATGCTCAAATGTTGTTTCTAAAAAGACTTTCAGACCAAATTGGAGGTAGTTTGGCTTATACGAAGCAAAATTTGAAGAACAGGCTTTTGCTACGTGAGTCGCAGGAGAGTCATGAAAAATTAAAAGCTCAAGAGGAGGAATTGAGGCAAAGTTATGAAGAAGTCACAGCCACGCATGAAGAGATTTTAAGTCAAAAATTGGAAATTCAATCGATTAGCAATGAGTTGACGGCTAGAATGAAACTTTTGGACAAAGTGATGCTGATTACTGAAAGCGATTTGTATGGGAATATAACTTATGCTAACCAACGATTCTTGGAAGTCACGGGTTATCAAAAGGAAGAGTGCATTGGCAAGCCTCATAATATATTGAGACATCCATCCAATCCGAAGTCACTGTTTGAGAAAATGTGGAAAACGATTAAAAGCGGGAAGGTTTTCACCGGACAGTTTCCCAACAAGAAAAAAAATGGGGAAACTTATTGGGTTGATGCTATGATTGCTCCTGTGTTTGACGCTGAAGATAGAATTATAAAATACATAAATGTCAGATATGATATTACAGAAAAGGTAAAGCTTAAAGATTTGATTAATAATCATGAGACTTTGTAGGTTGAATAAAGCTTTAAAAATAGCAATGAGAATTCCAGCTTGTGAAATCGGGCTGGAATTTTTATTTAAGCTCAATTGAGATACTCATTCATCTTTGTTGGTTTCTGTATAAATGCTTATAACTTTCATATATTCTTAGAATATGCATCTGTTGTACTATTATTGATTCAAACTTTAATTTTTTGCTAAGTGTCTTTGTTTTTGCTTTAATTTTTTAAAAAAGTAGTTGATTTGAATAAAATAGTATTTTACCAAAAAGTTATTTTAGTTAAAATATTATGAATATGATAAGTTATGTAAAAACGTTGATTTGTTAAAATAAAGTCATGCAATGGAGTTTGTGTTATGTAATTTTTACTATATTATTTTTTAAGTATGTTCTTAATATTAATTATTGAATTGAAATAGTTATAAATTAATTTTAGATTAATCCATAGTTAAACAATGTTTTTCTTGTATTTACTTTTAGTTAACAATAAGGTAATATTTATGCGCTATCCTTGCATTATAAAATGACTTATTGATTGATTGAGAAAATTATTAAATGAAACGTTGTAACTTATTGCTGTTAATGCTCCTGGCATTATCAGTGAATGCATTTGCGCAGAGTATTGTTGTCAAAGGGCATGTGACTGACAAAGCGACCGGAGAGGACATCATCGGTGCGAATGTGTTTTTGAAGGGTATTTCGGTGGGAGCAAGCACGGATGTGTTTGGAAATTTTGAATTCAGAGCCGATGAGGGAGAGTATGAAATTGTTGTTTCATCAATTGGATACAAAGATTTTACGCAACCTATTAGTGTGAATGGAGCTTTGACTCCACTGGAAATTGCAATTGATCCTGATTTGGTTCAGCTTGACGGGGTAGTGGTGAAAGCCAAAGCCGACAAGGAATCGGAGGAAATGCTCTTAATCGAAAGAAAAAAATCGAGCATCATGTATCAGTCTGTTGGTAGTGATGAGCTTTCCAAAAAAGGAGTTTCAAATGTGGAAGAAGGCTTGACTAAAGTGTCGGGTATTTCGAAGGTAGGTTCCAAGGGCGTGTTTGTTAGAGGTCTTGGTGATCGATACAATCAAGTTACGGTAAATGGATTGACTGTGCCTTCAACAGATCCAGATAAAAAGGTGATAGACATGTCGCTTTTCCCTTCAAGTGTAGTTGAGAACATGTCTGTTCGCAAGACTTTCAATGCTTTTGAATATGCGGATTTCGCGGGCGCTTCCATAGATATTTCGACTAAATCTTATGTGGATGAACCGTTTTTTGGAATTAAGGTAGGTACAAGCTATAATTCAATGACGACATTCAAGGATTTCAAGACATTTCCTGAGAATAATAATTTAGGTTTCGCTACGAGCTCAACAGAGAACCCATTGGGAATCAGCTCTGAAGGCAAGCCGGATGTGCCGGGTGATTTGACGAGCAATCCATTCTCAAACGGGTTCAACCCAACGACAAAATCAGCGCCATTGAATTATAATATAGGATTGTCAGGCGGATATAATTTTGATTTTGGATCCAGCTCATTGGCTTTGATTGGCGCTTTTGGCCACCAAAACGATTATAAGTATGTTGAAGGCGAGTCTAGAGTTTTGAACTCTGAAGGTGGCGAATTGAATAGATTCGACACAAGAGACTGGAGTCTTAGCACTTTGACTAATGCTATGTTCAGTGGAACATACGAATGGAATAACAGAAATGAGATCACATATACTTCGATGTTCTTCAATCAGTCGGATAACTTGACGGAAGAAAGAGAAGGTTATGTGGAAGATTACGGAAGAGATGATATTCTTTATATCAGAAACACTTTTATACAGACGCAATTGTTCACGAACCAGCTAAGAGGTTCTCATGAGCTTGACGAAGCTGGAAAGTTTAACTTGGATTGGGGTGTTGGTTACTCTGTGACTTCAAGAATTGAGCCTGATAGAAAGCAGTTGGCTTACCAAGGATATGAGCAAGGAGTTGAGACTGTTTCGTTTTTGACTAACAGTAAGGCTGACAATCACAGATTTTGGGGAGAAATGACAGATAATGAATTCTCCACAAACGTTGGGTTCACTTATGAATATGGGCAGTTGAATGAAGATACTCCTAAATCGAAAATTTACTGGGGTTACCAAAATAAGCTGAAAAGCAGAAACGTGGAGAATTATCAATACAATGTTGATTTCTTGACAACAGGTAATAGGGTTGATCCAAATAATCCAGACGCATTCTTCACTGATGCGAATTATGGCGAAAAATACAGATATATCAGAGGAATCGATGTAGCTCAGCATAAGTTTGAAGTCGAGCAAAATGTTCACGCGGGGTATTTGGCATATGATTACAATGTTTCTGAAAGGTTGATGATTAATGCCGGCGCTAGATTTGAGAGCAGTATGCAGAGAGTATTTTATAGAACTTTGCAGGAAAGCTGGGATGATCCTTACAGAAAAACACAATACAAATCAATGGATCTTTTGCCATCGCTTAACGTGAAATATAGCGTTAATGATAATACCAATTTGAGATTGGCAGCTAGTAAAACTTTGACAAGACCGGGATTCTTGGAATTGGTGCCATTCATGAGAGTTAACACTGATGGAAGCACATTGATCGGTAATGATAGATTGTTGAATTCTCAAAACTATAATTTGGATCTTAAGTATGAATTATTCCCTAATGCTGGCGAGTTGATTGCTGTTTCAGCGTACGGAAAATATTTGCAAGATCCGATTGAGCAAATCGTAAAGCCGCAAGGTGGAGCGCAATTATTCACGTTTACAAATACAAACTCAGCGGTTGTAGCTGGTGCGGAATTGGAAGTGAATTTGGATCTTGTTAATTGGATGAACGCCGCTTGGGTGGAAGGGTTCAATGTTGGATTCAATGCTACGTTCTTGTATTCTCAAATTGATCTTGGAGATGGAGAAGAAGTAGCCAACATGACAAACTCCAAAAGAGCTTTGCAAGGAGCTTCGCCTTATATCATTAATGCTTCGTTAGGTTACGAGACTGATGTGACAGGCAACTGGACTTCAAATGTAAGTGTTGTTTACAATGTTTTCGGAGACAGAATATTCTCAGTAGGTTCTGAAGGTGTTGGTGATGTGTATGAAAACGGATTTTCCACGCTTGATTTAGTATGGAATAATAGCATCTCTGAACACTGGAATGTTAGCTTGAAAGCACAAAACTTGCTGAATCCGGAAATCACAAGAACGCAGGAAGATTTTAACAACCCTGCGGTTGGAACTCAAGAAGTTTCAAATATCAAATATGGCGTGTCAGGATCTCTTTCTGTCGCATACAAATTTTAATCAATCGAGAATCTACAAATTATAGAGAAATGAAAAATATATTCAACAGTGTGGCAATGTCTATCTTGCTTTTTGCATCATCTTGCAGTGTAAGCGAAGTAATTATCGAAGGCGGAGATACTACTCAGGACATAGTGAATGAAGCGGGAGAGGTTACAAAGAATATTGATCAAAATGTGACTTTTGAAGAAGGCAAGACTTATTATTTGCCAAAAGGTATTCACGTAACGAACGGTTCGTCTTTGACAATTGAGCCAGGTGTGACTATCGAATGCGCTGAGGATGCTTATCTTTTGGTTGAGACAGGTTCTAAGATTTTCGCTGAAGGTAAATCGGATGCGATGATCGTTTTCACATCCAAGAACAGAAAAGAAGCTGGAGCTTGGGGTGGTTTGTTGATTAACGGTAACGCGCCAATCAATGTGCAAGGTGGAACAGCTGTTGCTGAAGTAGGAGACGCTTCTTATGGTGGAGACAGACCGGTTGACAACTCAGGTGTGTTGAGATTTGTTAGAGTTGAGTTCGGTGGTTACCAAATCAATTCTGAAAAAGAGCACAATGGGTTTACTTTCAATGGAGTTGGCAGCGGTACAGTATTGGAAAACTTGATTGCTTTTGACTGTTCAGATGACGGGTTCGAATTTTTCGGTGGAACGGTTAATGGAAAGAATTTAGTAGCTATAGGTTCTGAGGATGATTTGTTTGACTGGACTTACGGATGGTCAGGAACCGTTGAAAATATCTATGGTAGACAATTAGTGGATAGAATTGCTGATAGAGGTATCGAGGCGGATAACAATAGCAAAAACTTGACAGCTGATCCATTGTCTAATCCGCTTTTGAGAAACCTTACATTGATGGGCAATGGCGGAACGAATGAAGACGGGAAAAGCCCTGCAGGCGTGAAACTAAGAAGAGGAACAGCTGTAAGATTGGAAAATGCTGTGATTTCAGGTTTCGGAGGTGAAGGAATCAATTTGGAGAGCAATGCTTCTATTGAGAATGTAATAGAAAATATAGCTATGTTCTCTGATATCAATTTCAGCGATAATGCTATTGAGCTTAAGGTTGCAGCTGCTAAAGGTGAAGAGGAAGATGCTCAAAAAGTAACTGAGGCAGAGACTATTATCAATGCTGCTTCTAACGCTAATGCATCTGGCGCGCCACAAGAATTAATCGACTGGGCTGAAGCTCAGATTGTGAAATAGAATCAATCATAATCATTTATATTAATAAAAGAACCGCCAAGCATGGCGGTTTTTTTATTGCTATTTTTTATCAGCTAGGTTTGATGCCTCTGTATTTAATGTTTTTGTCATATACAAAGTCATTTTCAATAGTGAAGACTCCCATTCTGCCATCTTGATGTACGATAAATATATTAAAGTCCGCTATGTCAGCCCATTGTATATGAGTTTCTTGCTTAGCCGTTTGAGCGACATTATAGGCTGTTTCAATGAAGGTGTTGATATCGCTGGTATTGATGAGCGACTTGGGAACTCTGATCATATAAGTAGTGTGATGATTGAGCAGGTTGATAGAGTAGGAAAAACTTGCGGATTTGTTGTTGTACACAAATTGTCCCGCTGTGTTGACAGTCACATCGTATTTGCTGTTATCTGAGCCATTGGAAGCGAACCCGAAATAGTCGTCCACTAATACATGATCACCTTGAAACGAAACTCTGTTATTGTAAAAGTTGATGTTTAAAGTTGTTCTATTGTCAACTACAAATTTGTAGCCTGCGGCATTGTAGACCAAAACATCAAAATAAATATTCGAGGTGATATCAGCCGCGCTGGTATTGGACTCCAATGCTATCTGGTATTGGACGTTCTGGCCAGCGTATTGCAATGGTACCATATGTGAAACTTTTAATGAGTCGTAATGTATGGTATCGGTGCTTATTTCTTGAACCAAAGAGTCGTTCATGTAAACTTTGACTTTGGCATTGCGCAGGTTTCTATTCACTGCGAAGGGAATATTGGCATATTGGCCTGGGGCTAATCCTTCAACTTTTTGCTTTAGCTTGAGGTGAGTGTTTGGGGTGGCGTCATCAGAGTTTTGGCATGAAAATAAAAATATCAGACACAAGGCCAAAATAGAATTTACCCAAACTGAACTTTGGTTCTTATTGATCATTTCTTAGTGCTTTTTTTAGATCAACTCTGACCGATGTGTTTAGTTTGTTTGGAATAGCGGCAGACAGTTTTTTATTTCATTTATGTTTTGTCTTTAGCGCGAATGTTCTATAATTGAGTGTTTATTAAGTTTAGGATTCTTTATGGCAAATTTTGAAGGGACGCCTTTGGTAGAAGGCAGATTTACATTGCAAAAGTTCGAAGGCAAAGGTGGGTGGACATATATTGAATTGCCCAAGATTGATTCAAATCAAAAAAGGCCTTTTGGTTGGATCTCTGTAAGCGGAGTTATTGATGAAATATCCTTTAGTCGTGTCAAGTTGATGGGCATGGGCAATGGGAACTTGATGTTCTCTGTTAATGCCAAATTAAGAAAAAGGCTTCGCAAGGAAGCGGGGGACGCAGTTGATTTAAAACTGATCGAAGATTCTTATGAACAATGTGTTCCCGAGGAAATCATACTTTGCTTGAAAGAAGAACCTTCTTGGGTATTGGACAATTTTAACGGGCTGCCTCCAAATGAAAAGAGAAAGGCTGTGGAAAAAGTGCTTGACGCAAAAAATGAAGAGGAAAAAGTAGATCGCATAGTTAGCCTAATCGATAAATTAAGCAAGTGAAATTAGTTTGTTATTTTTCTCTGGCTTTCTCTAAATTGATTAAATAGGCTCTTAGATCATGTATAGCGTCATTGCTGTTGATTCTTCGGCCTGAAGAGTAAATGTTTTTTGTCCATCGGTCAATGATGAAATAGGTGAAGTATGTTTGGCTCTTTGTCGTATTGACAAGAGTATGTATGTCTTGCT includes the following:
- a CDS encoding GAF domain-containing protein, yielding MGIWDRLFSDKIGSNQSYSDVQNRRLIRIVSIICIFIVVPYIIIANMYNEEAIYFPLASEAFFIIVFFVNAYIKKNAILRLLVCVVSMINTSILHLMVISPDEDPIYSLYLLQFAILSGPWVMFKLKEEKWWLIVSNAVNFLIFMAFLNAEGLNYMQDEGNRLSDDKMITMFFDVSAVFTSFMCLFLLKWNHGITQDKNARLMEKMELSNKALEDKSTQLSGYIEKVEQKQAEEEDRQWIADGVTRVGNTLVIGEDFDEIKDNMISCIVNYMNINQAGLYVLAEDEAGDEFLNLTTSYAFTRGRIEQKRVEIGDGLLGQAYKDKEVICIEELDDSFFSISSGLGDAHACSVLIIPLIHNEKVQAVLELGSLSVFTPRMKEMVKAFGSSIASFIENNKLTKYNMRLLSESQEQTDMMKQQEEVMRQNLEELMSTQEDFDKQMRRYKEINKEKDERIQELESKLESMSL
- a CDS encoding PAS domain-containing protein, giving the protein MKKLLAFCEENGYLFLAGNFIGFLGMTYFSLDNDFLPFFISSAMVMLSSLALFLFVKSSRHKYRFLTTQIFALRNGDEVDFQHLHKDVADDVEFMKKELDAIMELLKNMLTEGFDKQDVLENKQMTLSEKIKELTLLYEKEKFENKDKEWVASHLNEFSNLVLDGLDEENFEDALMRKICKTLDLNQGAFYLVKEDHIECKSVYAYGKKKWINTVYGLSEGLLGQCYLEAEPIFMTDVPDDYVNITSGLGEALPRCIVIMPCLHRGKVIALMEFASFRILDNAQMLFLKRLSDQIGGSLAYTKQNLKNRLLLRESQESHEKLKAQEEELRQSYEEVTATHEEILSQKLEIQSISNELTARMKLLDKVMLITESDLYGNITYANQRFLEVTGYQKEECIGKPHNILRHPSNPKSLFEKMWKTIKSGKVFTGQFPNKKKNGETYWVDAMIAPVFDAEDRIIKYINVRYDITEKVKLKDLINNHETL
- a CDS encoding TonB-dependent receptor; translation: MLLALSVNAFAQSIVVKGHVTDKATGEDIIGANVFLKGISVGASTDVFGNFEFRADEGEYEIVVSSIGYKDFTQPISVNGALTPLEIAIDPDLVQLDGVVVKAKADKESEEMLLIERKKSSIMYQSVGSDELSKKGVSNVEEGLTKVSGISKVGSKGVFVRGLGDRYNQVTVNGLTVPSTDPDKKVIDMSLFPSSVVENMSVRKTFNAFEYADFAGASIDISTKSYVDEPFFGIKVGTSYNSMTTFKDFKTFPENNNLGFATSSTENPLGISSEGKPDVPGDLTSNPFSNGFNPTTKSAPLNYNIGLSGGYNFDFGSSSLALIGAFGHQNDYKYVEGESRVLNSEGGELNRFDTRDWSLSTLTNAMFSGTYEWNNRNEITYTSMFFNQSDNLTEEREGYVEDYGRDDILYIRNTFIQTQLFTNQLRGSHELDEAGKFNLDWGVGYSVTSRIEPDRKQLAYQGYEQGVETVSFLTNSKADNHRFWGEMTDNEFSTNVGFTYEYGQLNEDTPKSKIYWGYQNKLKSRNVENYQYNVDFLTTGNRVDPNNPDAFFTDANYGEKYRYIRGIDVAQHKFEVEQNVHAGYLAYDYNVSERLMINAGARFESSMQRVFYRTLQESWDDPYRKTQYKSMDLLPSLNVKYSVNDNTNLRLAASKTLTRPGFLELVPFMRVNTDGSTLIGNDRLLNSQNYNLDLKYELFPNAGELIAVSAYGKYLQDPIEQIVKPQGGAQLFTFTNTNSAVVAGAELEVNLDLVNWMNAAWVEGFNVGFNATFLYSQIDLGDGEEVANMTNSKRALQGASPYIINASLGYETDVTGNWTSNVSVVYNVFGDRIFSVGSEGVGDVYENGFSTLDLVWNNSISEHWNVSLKAQNLLNPEITRTQEDFNNPAVGTQEVSNIKYGVSGSLSVAYKF
- a CDS encoding YdeI/OmpD-associated family protein is translated as MANFEGTPLVEGRFTLQKFEGKGGWTYIELPKIDSNQKRPFGWISVSGVIDEISFSRVKLMGMGNGNLMFSVNAKLRKRLRKEAGDAVDLKLIEDSYEQCVPEEIILCLKEEPSWVLDNFNGLPPNEKRKAVEKVLDAKNEEEKVDRIVSLIDKLSK